The Vicinamibacteria bacterium genome segment TAATAGACACGAAGTAGCTTGATGGGCTAGCGACGGTCTTGGGTCGCGGCGACCCCCGTCCAAACCAGGCGATGGAAGAGGCGGTCCATCACCTCGGGTGACCCGGGGCGGTCGCGGGCGAGCCAGAAGGACATCAGGGACAGCAACGCGCCGGCTAGCGCGTGGGACAGAGCCCTCCGGTCGCCCGTGGCTATCCGCCTGCTCGCTGGCCGCTCGACAAGCCTGTTCTCAATCGCCCGGGCGAAGTGCTCGCGCGCCAGCTCCATGAATTCTTGAATCCGCCCCGACTCGACCAGCGCCCTATTGCCGGGACCCTTCCTCAC includes the following:
- a CDS encoding TetR-like C-terminal domain-containing protein; protein product: MRKGPGNRALVESGRIQEFMELAREHFARAIENRLVERPASRRIATGDRRALSHALAGALLSLMSFWLARDRPGSPEVMDRLFHRLVWTGVAATQDRR